In Leptolyngbya subtilissima AS-A7, the genomic window TCCTCCACTGAACGCTGGATGGAGTTAGCAGAACGGATGGAGTAGGCGTCCACAGCAGGCAGTGCCATCAATCACAACTGCTAGGGGCGCAGAACCTTGATCCCGATGCAACATCTGTAGCATGGGTAAAGTCTCAGGAATTAAGGGTATCCACAGTCTGTAGAGCTATTTCACAGATTTGGTATTAATCCCTTCAAGGCGATCGCTGTTCACCCCTAATGGTCGGGAGGCAGATAAGGATTAGCATCCATCTCTCGCTGCACAGCGAGACCAATGTTTAGCGCCTCCTGCAAGAACTGTCGGTATTCGCTAGCCTGGTGATTGACCTGGAGGGTTTGCAGCGTTACCAGGTTGGCCTCAATAGTAGTAAACAAGTCCTGGCGTCGATCCAGCAGGGCTCGGTGATGCCGTAAAATTTTCTCGGTCATCAGAGCTGAAGTCAGACTGTCTCGGGTGGACTGGAGGGCAATCAAGATCTCACTGTTCTGCAACCCTTGAGAGCCTGCGCCCTGCGCCACATCCAACTCCTCCATCACTTGTAGCGCTTGAATGATGTCATTGTGGCGATCGCACTCATCCAGCAGTCGCGCCAGGGTGATGAAGCTTTTAGAGCGCTGCCATTGGTAAAAGTGCCAGGCGATAGCTCCAAGCGCGATCGCCCCAGCAATCCCCAGCAGCAGCGCACCAAACTGGTCAAAGCCCTCCTGCTGGCTCACCAGCACCAGCCCGAGCCCCAGACAAACCACAAACATCGTCCCCAGCACCAAGCATTCTGTAATAAAAAGGGAGAGCAGTTGCCGCCGCGATCGCCATACAGAAGGGCGAATCATTCTGCCCATAAAAACCGCATCGATATCTAGACCCGTGAGCTGATCGAGTTCAGATCGGGTAATGCGTAGCGCCTGCAAATCAGAGGTCATCGTCTCTGTAAAATTAGAGATTGTCAGTTAAAAATATGAATCAGAAATATAGACTTTGGTGGGGAAGAAACCATTCCCCCAGACTGTTCAGTAGCGGTTGATCAGTTGCCAAACAGTAGGGCGGCAATGCTGCGAATCACCTGGGAGTAAAAGTTGCCTTCTACCTCACGGAACAGCTGAAAGGGCTGGTCAGGGGAGCCGAAAAAGGGTCTTAGGGTCCACCCCAACTGGCTGCCCACCAACCCATAGAGCGTCAGCCAAAACAGCAGCAGCCGATTGCGAATCTGGGGCGTATCTTCAGTAAAATCCATCACGGAGCGAATGCCTGCATAAAACAGCCTCACCCCAATGAAGCCGGTAAGACCAAAAATGGCGACGTTTAGTAGCAAAAAGAAGTGATAGCTGCGAATAGAGACCAAAAAGAATAGCGTCACTGGCGCAAAGCTGAACAGCAGAACGCTGATTACCGAAACGGTGGTGAGGCTGAGCACCGCATACTGTTTAAAGTCAGCTTTGGAGCCAAATAAGATGTCGAAAAAGTATAGCGTTGGTAGGCAAATAAGCAGAGTTAGTAGGTAGAGGGCCGGCAGCTTGACCATCGACACCAGCAGTTGTTGCCAACCGCTCGACGAGCCAATAATGGCCCCATAGATAGCAAAAAACAGCGAGCTGACTACCAGCAGCGACAAAATTTTAGATTCAATCTTTTTGCCCTGGCGGACTTCTTCTAGAAAGGTAGTGCGATCGCGCAGCAGCAATATCAGGGTTGAAAAATGATCCATAGTTTTACCCAAAGCGACAGCGGTAAAGGCCTATCTGAAGCGTAGCCATCTCTTGTGGTGGAATAGGTCGGAAAAAGGCGGCACTTGTTTTTCCCGTCGCAAGCGACTAAGAGATCTAAGGGAGTATGGGCTCAGTGATGCGGCAAAGCACACCTGCTACTGATTGTTGTACCTATGGGTTGAATCAGCTAAATCAGTAGCAGGTGGCCGAGATCAATATATCCCTTAGATCCTTTCTAGCCGTCCGCGTTAATTTGGGCAACCAGGTCTGCCAATACCTGCTCGGCCCGCTCGTTCTCAACCTGGCAGGTGCCAGCAGCATCGTGCCCTCCTCCCCCATACTTCAGCATGAGTTCGCCGATATTAGTTTTGGAGGTGCGGTTAAAAATGGATTTGCCCGTTGCCAGCACGGTGTTTTGCTGCTTCAATCCCCACATCATATGAATTGAAATATTGCACTGGGGAAACAGAGCATAGACCATAAAGCGATTGCCTGCATGAATCACGGTTTCTTGCCGTAGATCAAGCACGACCAAGTTGTTGTGAACCGTGGCGCAGCGCAAAATTTGGGCTTTGAACTCAGGCTCTTGGGCAAAGTAGAGCTCTACCCGCTCTTTTACATCTGGCAGAGCTAAGATCTCGGCAATTGTGTGATTTTTGCAGTAGTCAATCAACTGCATCATCAGGTTGTAATTCGAAATTCGAAAATCTTTAAACCGCCCTAATCCTGTCCTCGCATCCATCAAAAAATTCAGAAGAGTCCAATTATTGGGATGCAGCACCTCTTCTTTGACATACTGTGCTGAATCAGCCTGGTCTACTGCCACCATCATTTCGTTCGAAATAGCAGGAAAACGGGTGGCCCCGCCATAGTAGTTGTAAACGACTCGCGCCGCCGAAGGAGCCTGCGGGTCGATGATGTGATTGTCCCGCTGTCCCTGATTACGGAGCATTTCGCTAGAGTGGTGATCAAACGCTAAATGCACCCCTTCAACGTAGGGCAGGTTAGTAGTGATATCGTTGGAATTGACGTCAACTTTGCCATCCTGCATGTCTTTGGGATGCACAAACATGATGTCATCAATTAGATCCATATCCTTCATTAGGACGGCGCATACGAGACCATCAAAATCGCTGCGAGTGACCAACCGATGCCGAGTTTTGGTAGCTATCATAGGGGCTCCTTGCAATCCAAAATGCTGAAAAAAGGGGTTGTTCCAGCCCAGTTTTCCCAAACTCAGCTAATCGCTACCAAGTCTTGATAGTTGGTAAATTTGACTCTGCTAGTGCAAACCGTCAAATCCTCTATTGAGCCAAAGACGTTTCTGGGAAACGCAAAAACACCGCAGGCTGGGCTTAGCCTACGGTGTTTTGAAAAGATGCTTTGCTCTAAAGGGTAGCGATCGCGCCTATGGTCCGCGCTACAGCATCAGCCTAGAACATCACCCAAAAAAGTCATTAGGGTTTGCCATGAGCGGCGATCGGCGATGCCATCGTAGCGATCGGCGTCGCTCCAAATCGTAAAGGCGTGGTCAACCCCGCCGTAGATTTCCATATCAAAGTCCACCTCAGCTGCGTCGAGTTCGGTGGCCAGCTGGGCCACATCGGCCATGGGAGCAGCGCTATCGTCAGAGCCGTGCAGAATCAGAATGCGGCCTTGGGTTTGGCTATAGTCTTGCCCTTCAGGGGTATCAAAGCTGCCGTGGAACGACACAAAACCATCTACATCCATGCCAGCACGGGCCATTTCGAGCACGGCGGCCCCACCAAAGCAGTAGCCAATCGCCACGACTTGGCTGCT contains:
- a CDS encoding exopolyphosphatase, whose translation is MIATKTRHRLVTRSDFDGLVCAVLMKDMDLIDDIMFVHPKDMQDGKVDVNSNDITTNLPYVEGVHLAFDHHSSEMLRNQGQRDNHIIDPQAPSAARVVYNYYGGATRFPAISNEMMVAVDQADSAQYVKEEVLHPNNWTLLNFLMDARTGLGRFKDFRISNYNLMMQLIDYCKNHTIAEILALPDVKERVELYFAQEPEFKAQILRCATVHNNLVVLDLRQETVIHAGNRFMVYALFPQCNISIHMMWGLKQQNTVLATGKSIFNRTSKTNIGELMLKYGGGGHDAAGTCQVENERAEQVLADLVAQINADG
- a CDS encoding actin-binding WH2 domain-containing protein codes for the protein MDHFSTLILLLRDRTTFLEEVRQGKKIESKILSLLVVSSLFFAIYGAIIGSSSGWQQLLVSMVKLPALYLLTLLICLPTLYFFDILFGSKADFKQYAVLSLTTVSVISVLLFSFAPVTLFFLVSIRSYHFFLLLNVAIFGLTGFIGVRLFYAGIRSVMDFTEDTPQIRNRLLLFWLTLYGLVGSQLGWTLRPFFGSPDQPFQLFREVEGNFYSQVIRSIAALLFGN